The Streptococcus mitis genome has a segment encoding these proteins:
- the nrdD gene encoding anaerobic ribonucleoside-triphosphate reductase yields the protein MIALEEKITILPTLFVEKRDGRRVVFDVDKIDKALHKAADKVMDVTPLVEKRLNALTERIVTEIHSRFPQGVKIYEIQNIVEHELLEAKEYALAEEYITYRTQRDFERSKATDINFSIHKLLNKDQAVVNENANKDSDVFNTQRDLTAGIVGKSIGLQMLPKHVANAHQKGDIHYHDLDYSPYTPMTNCCLIDFKGMLENGFKIGNAEVESPKSIQTATAQISQIIANVASSQYGGCSADRIDEVLAPYAEKNYQKHLKDAEEWVLPDKREDYAWKKTQKDIYDAMQSLEYEINTLFTSNGQTPFTSLGFGLGTSRFEREIQKAILTIRIKGLGSEHRTAIFPKLIFTLKRGLNLEEGTPNYDIKQLALECATKRMYPDVLSYDKIVDLTGSFKVPMGCRSFLQGWKDENGVEVNSGRMNLGVVTVNLPRIALESEGDMNKFWEIFNERMNIAEDALVYRVERTKEATPANAPILYQYGAFGHRLGKEESVDQLFKNRRATVSLGYIGLYEVATVFFGNSWEHNPAAKEFTLDIIRDMKRRVEEWSDQYGYHFSIYSTPSESLTDRFCRLDTEKFGSIPDITDKEYYTNSFHYDVRKNPTPFEKLDFEKVYPEAGASGGFIHYCEYPVLQQNPKALEAVWDYAYDRVGYLGTNTPIDRCYKCDFEGDFEPTERGFACPNCGNSDPKTVDVVKRTCGYLGNPQARPMVNGRHKEIAARVKHMNGSTIKIAGHQVTN from the coding sequence ATGATTGCACTAGAAGAAAAAATTACAATTTTGCCAACTCTCTTCGTTGAGAAACGAGATGGGAGACGTGTTGTATTTGATGTGGACAAGATTGACAAGGCTCTCCACAAGGCGGCAGACAAGGTTATGGATGTGACACCCTTAGTCGAAAAGCGCCTAAATGCTCTGACCGAGCGAATTGTCACAGAAATTCATAGTCGCTTTCCACAGGGGGTTAAGATTTACGAAATTCAAAATATCGTAGAACATGAACTGCTTGAAGCCAAAGAATATGCGCTGGCTGAGGAGTATATTACTTATCGGACACAAAGGGATTTTGAGCGCTCAAAAGCGACAGATATTAACTTTAGTATCCATAAGCTTCTTAACAAAGACCAGGCAGTTGTCAATGAAAATGCTAATAAAGACAGTGATGTCTTTAACACTCAGCGTGATTTGACAGCAGGGATTGTTGGGAAATCAATCGGACTGCAAATGCTTCCTAAGCACGTAGCCAATGCCCACCAAAAGGGGGATATCCACTATCACGATTTGGACTACAGTCCCTACACCCCTATGACCAACTGCTGTTTGATTGATTTTAAAGGTATGTTGGAAAATGGTTTTAAGATTGGAAATGCAGAGGTAGAAAGTCCCAAGTCTATCCAGACTGCGACAGCTCAGATTTCTCAAATTATCGCCAACGTTGCTTCTAGCCAGTACGGTGGCTGTTCAGCTGACCGTATCGATGAAGTTTTGGCGCCTTACGCAGAGAAGAATTATCAAAAACACCTTAAGGATGCGGAAGAGTGGGTCTTACCTGACAAACGGGAAGATTACGCTTGGAAGAAAACACAAAAAGACATCTATGATGCCATGCAATCTCTCGAGTATGAAATTAATACTCTCTTCACTTCAAATGGACAAACACCTTTTACTTCGCTCGGTTTTGGTTTAGGAACTAGTCGTTTTGAACGAGAAATTCAAAAAGCTATTTTGACTATTCGTATCAAGGGTCTTGGTTCAGAACATCGTACGGCTATCTTCCCTAAACTGATTTTTACTCTGAAAAGAGGTCTTAACTTGGAAGAAGGGACTCCCAACTACGACATTAAGCAGTTGGCTCTTGAGTGTGCAACCAAGCGGATGTACCCAGACGTCTTGTCTTACGATAAGATTGTTGACTTGACAGGTTCTTTTAAGGTGCCTATGGGTTGCCGTTCCTTTCTCCAAGGGTGGAAGGATGAGAATGGTGTAGAAGTCAATTCAGGCCGTATGAATCTGGGTGTTGTGACAGTTAACCTGCCTCGTATTGCTCTTGAGTCTGAGGGCGACATGAATAAGTTCTGGGAAATCTTCAACGAGCGAATGAACATTGCGGAAGATGCTCTGGTTTATCGTGTCGAACGAACCAAGGAAGCAACACCAGCAAATGCTCCTATCCTGTATCAATACGGTGCTTTTGGTCATCGTCTAGGTAAAGAAGAAAGTGTTGACCAGCTCTTTAAGAATCGTCGTGCCACAGTTTCGCTAGGCTATATCGGTTTGTATGAAGTAGCGACAGTTTTCTTTGGTAATAGCTGGGAACACAATCCAGCCGCCAAGGAATTCACGCTGGATATCATTCGTGATATGAAACGCCGTGTAGAAGAGTGGTCAGACCAATATGGTTATCATTTCTCAATTTATTCAACACCATCTGAAAGTTTGACAGACCGTTTCTGCCGACTAGATACAGAGAAGTTTGGCTCTATTCCTGACATCACAGACAAGGAATACTACACCAATTCTTTCCATTATGATGTTCGTAAAAATCCAACACCGTTTGAAAAATTAGACTTTGAGAAAGTCTATCCAGAAGCAGGTGCGTCAGGTGGTTTTATCCATTATTGTGAGTATCCAGTCCTTCAGCAAAATCCTAAGGCTCTGGAAGCTGTTTGGGACTATGCCTACGACCGTGTAGGTTATCTAGGCACTAATACTCCGATTGACCGTTGCTACAAGTGTGACTTTGAAGGGGATTTTGAACCAACTGAAAGAGGATTTGCTTGTCCAAACTGTGGCAATAGCGACCCTAAAACAGTAGATGTGGTCAAACGAACTTGTGGCTATCTAGGTAATCCTCAAGCAAGACCTATGGTCAACGGCCGTCACAAGGAAATCGCAGCGCGTGTCAAACACATGAATGGCTCAACGATTAAAATAGCTGGTCATCAAGTAACCAATTAG
- the spx gene encoding transcriptional regulator Spx, with the protein MIKIYTVSSCTSCKKAKTWLNAHQLSYKEQNLGKEGITREELLDILTKTDNGIASIVSSKNRYAKALGVDIEDLSVNEVLNLIMETPRILKSPILVDEKRLQVGYKEDDIRAFLPRSVRNVENAEARLRAAL; encoded by the coding sequence ATGATTAAAATTTATACAGTCTCAAGTTGTACTAGCTGTAAAAAAGCAAAAACCTGGCTCAATGCCCACCAGTTAAGTTATAAAGAACAAAACCTTGGTAAAGAAGGAATTACGAGAGAAGAGTTACTGGATATTCTAACCAAAACAGACAATGGAATAGCCAGCATTGTTTCATCTAAAAATCGCTATGCCAAAGCCCTTGGAGTGGATATTGAAGATTTGAGCGTCAATGAAGTCCTCAATCTGATTATGGAAACGCCGAGAATTTTAAAGAGCCCAATCCTTGTAGATGAAAAACGCCTACAAGTTGGCTATAAGGAAGACGATATTCGTGCCTTCCTACCACGCTCTGTCCGTAATGTAGAAAATGCAGAAGCACGTTTGCGTGCAGCTCTATAA
- a CDS encoding IreB family regulatory phosphoprotein, with amino-acid sequence MGFTEETVRFKLDDSNKKEISETLTDVYASLNDKGYNPINQIVGYVLSGDPAYVPRYNNARNQIRKYERDEIVEELVRYYLKGQGVDL; translated from the coding sequence ATGGGATTTACTGAAGAAACAGTACGTTTTAAATTGGACGATTCCAATAAAAAAGAAATTAGCGAAACTCTGACTGATGTTTATGCTTCGTTGAACGATAAGGGCTACAACCCAATTAACCAAATCGTAGGTTACGTATTGAGTGGAGACCCTGCCTACGTTCCTCGTTATAATAATGCACGAAATCAAATCCGTAAGTATGAGCGTGATGAAATCGTTGAGGAATTGGTCCGCTACTACCTAAAAGGACAAGGAGTCGATCTATAA
- a CDS encoding DUF1292 domain-containing protein: MSHDHNHDHEERELITLVDDQGNETLFEILLTIDGKEEFGKNYVLLVPVNAEEDEDGQVEIQAYSFIENEDGTEGELQPIPEDSEDEWNMIEEVFNSFMEE; the protein is encoded by the coding sequence ATGTCACACGATCATAACCACGACCACGAAGAACGTGAACTAATCACACTAGTAGATGATCAAGGAAATGAAACCTTGTTTGAAATCCTTTTGACCATTGACGGAAAAGAAGAATTTGGTAAAAACTATGTTCTTCTAGTACCAGTTAACGCAGAAGAAGACGAAGACGGACAAGTTGAAATTCAAGCTTACTCATTCATTGAAAACGAAGATGGAACAGAAGGCGAATTGCAACCAATCCCAGAAGACTCAGAAGACGAATGGAATATGATTGAAGAAGTCTTTAACAGCTTTATGGAGGAGTAA
- the ruvX gene encoding Holliday junction resolvase RuvX — MRIMGLDVGSKTVGVAISDPLGFTAQGLEIIQINEEQGQFGFDRVKELVDTYKVERFVVGLPKNMNNTSGPRVEASQAYGAKLEELFGLPVDYQDERLTTVAAERMLIEQADISRNKRKKVIDKLAAQLILQSYLDRKF, encoded by the coding sequence ATGAGAATTATGGGATTGGACGTCGGTTCAAAAACGGTAGGGGTGGCCATTAGCGATCCGCTCGGTTTTACAGCTCAAGGACTTGAAATCATCCAAATCAATGAGGAACAAGGCCAATTTGGTTTTGACCGCGTTAAAGAGTTGGTTGATACTTACAAGGTGGAACGATTTGTAGTGGGCTTGCCTAAAAATATGAATAATACAAGCGGACCGCGCGTGGAAGCTAGTCAAGCCTACGGAGCAAAGTTAGAAGAGCTTTTTGGTTTACCAGTAGACTATCAAGATGAACGCTTGACAACAGTTGCCGCAGAGCGCATGTTGATCGAGCAAGCAGATATTAGCCGTAACAAGCGCAAGAAAGTCATTGATAAGTTAGCAGCTCAGCTGATTTTACAAAGCTATTTAGATAGAAAATTTTAA
- the cls gene encoding cardiolipin synthase produces MKYRKFQLLMSKYGFSLSIMLLELCLVFGVFLYLGRMAPIIWIILVVLVSLATIVSIVNRSMNPESKVTWLLVAFVPVFGPLLYIMFGERRLSKKEMKQLEQLQSMVHREDNSRALRLELKEQDKSAYGVIKSLLSMDTNADVYDQTDTKFFASGESMWQQMLEDLKKAEKFIFLEYYIVEEGLMWNSILEILEEKVAQGVEVKMLYDDIGCMATLPGDYTIQLRGRGIEAHKFNKVIPRLTVAYNNRDHRKILIIDGQIAYTGGINLADEYINHVERFGYWKDSGIRLDGLAVKALTRLFLATWYINRGEISDFDQYHLENQPRDGQGFCIPYSSGPKPIYRAQVGKTVYQNLINQATDYIYITTPYLIIDYDLTESIKNASLRGVDVRIVTPYIPDKKVIQLVTRGAYLDLLSAGVRIYEYSPGFLHSKQMIVDGEVATVGTINFDYRSLVHHYENAVLLYRTQSILDIAEDFRGILQVSREINSYTIKPKWYQTLIKEIVQLFAPML; encoded by the coding sequence ATGAAATATAGAAAATTTCAATTATTGATGTCCAAGTATGGCTTTAGTCTTTCGATTATGCTACTTGAACTTTGTCTTGTTTTTGGTGTATTTCTCTATCTGGGACGAATGGCGCCTATTATCTGGATTATTCTTGTTGTTTTAGTGAGTTTAGCGACTATTGTATCGATTGTCAATCGTTCTATGAATCCCGAGAGTAAGGTAACATGGCTTTTAGTAGCCTTTGTTCCAGTGTTTGGACCATTGCTATATATCATGTTTGGAGAACGTCGTTTGTCCAAGAAAGAAATGAAGCAACTGGAACAATTGCAATCCATGGTTCATCGTGAGGATAACAGTAGAGCTTTGCGTTTGGAATTAAAGGAACAAGACAAATCTGCTTACGGAGTCATCAAATCACTCCTCAGTATGGATACAAATGCAGATGTATATGATCAAACAGATACGAAGTTTTTTGCTTCTGGAGAAAGTATGTGGCAACAGATGCTGGAGGATCTTAAGAAAGCTGAAAAGTTTATCTTTCTAGAGTACTATATTGTCGAAGAAGGTTTGATGTGGAATAGTATTTTAGAGATTTTGGAAGAAAAAGTCGCCCAAGGTGTAGAAGTGAAAATGCTTTATGATGACATTGGTTGTATGGCAACATTACCTGGTGATTATACTATTCAGCTTCGGGGAAGAGGGATTGAGGCCCATAAGTTTAACAAGGTAATTCCTCGTTTGACAGTTGCTTATAACAATCGTGATCACCGTAAAATCTTAATTATTGATGGTCAGATTGCTTATACTGGTGGTATTAACCTTGCAGATGAGTATATCAATCATGTAGAGAGATTTGGATATTGGAAGGATAGTGGTATCCGTTTAGATGGTTTAGCGGTCAAGGCTTTAACAAGACTCTTTTTAGCAACTTGGTATATAAATCGTGGGGAAATTAGTGATTTCGATCAATATCACCTTGAGAATCAACCGAGAGATGGTCAAGGGTTTTGTATACCATATAGTAGCGGACCTAAACCCATTTACCGAGCTCAGGTGGGAAAAACTGTTTATCAGAATCTCATCAATCAGGCGACAGATTATATCTATATTACGACCCCTTATCTTATCATTGACTATGATTTGACTGAAAGTATTAAAAATGCTTCCCTGAGAGGAGTAGATGTGCGAATTGTTACACCTTATATTCCAGATAAGAAAGTAATCCAATTAGTCACTAGAGGAGCGTACTTAGATCTGCTTTCGGCAGGAGTCCGCATTTACGAATACAGTCCAGGTTTCCTTCACAGTAAACAAATGATCGTTGATGGCGAGGTAGCAACCGTTGGGACTATCAATTTTGATTATCGTAGTCTGGTTCATCACTATGAAAATGCAGTGTTGTTATATCGAACCCAATCAATTCTAGATATTGCGGAGGATTTTAGAGGAATTCTCCAAGTTTCACGAGAAATCAATTCCTACACCATTAAACCAAAGTGGTATCAAACTCTTATCAAAGAAATTGTCCAGTTATTTGCACCCATGCTTTAA
- a CDS encoding SP0191 family lipoprotein, whose amino-acid sequence MKKILITSFALLFLLAGCGQKKATTASSSSESETLQSTLPVLENAEKNTVVTKTLILPKSDDGSQQIQTVTYKGKQFLSLTIIQKRPVTDELKTFVTEHGVEATQKALIEAEGKDTSIQEARKLLGFTLETKLLSETEIQTTTTYDFQVLDIKKASQVEYLKNIGLENLLKNEPSQYVADRLANGATEQ is encoded by the coding sequence ATGAAAAAAATACTAATTACAAGTTTTGCACTACTTTTCCTGCTTGCTGGATGTGGGCAAAAAAAAGCGACAACTGCATCCTCTAGTAGTGAATCTGAAACATTACAGTCAACGTTACCTGTCCTAGAGAATGCCGAGAAGAATACAGTTGTGACCAAAACTTTGATCTTGCCAAAGTCAGATGATGGCAGTCAGCAGATTCAAACGGTTACATATAAAGGAAAACAATTTTTAAGTTTGACTATTATTCAAAAAAGACCAGTTACCGATGAATTGAAGACTTTTGTAACTGAGCATGGTGTAGAGGCTACTCAAAAAGCACTCATTGAAGCTGAAGGTAAAGATACCTCGATTCAGGAAGCACGCAAGTTGCTAGGTTTTACACTTGAGACTAAGCTACTAAGTGAAACAGAAATTCAAACAACAACTACTTATGATTTTCAGGTTTTAGATATCAAAAAAGCTTCACAGGTTGAATATCTAAAGAATATTGGCTTGGAAAATCTTTTGAAAAATGAACCGAGTCAATATGTAGCAGACAGATTGGCAAATGGCGCGACAGAACAGTAG
- a CDS encoding damage-inducible protein CinA translates to MNVYGKKDESYEESRYPDWTLPEKKETLLPLFSILIGSLIATVISVVLPFIFDLMSPQQTQDLYIGWALHQTGQIYTDYFGTSGLLYYLVAYLLKGSVLISLVEWLALFGAGIFLFKAADTLTDQSEQARQVVFVFYLLVAGLGFGGGYALFLVLPFLFYSLHIVTQYLSYPDSDKGFLRLGMSFALAFFLAPLPTALFVATIALALLGFNVAEHRFVHGLYQFFAAALGFSIVFYPLGYFTVLQGSFGDAISQTFYPLNAVSLFANNLLVENAIFYGLLAIGVGSLTLLFKGLFQLKPAKQYSLSLFASLGLLFVLSMLILSKESAYGSRLVLLIPFLTLLLITEIKGKDRVNRRRRNDGDGSFLKSNLYLPLVAIAYLLLLPVLSRYVFHPSAYQERARLASVVKKETSVEDRVYAWDNRPEFYLESERLAPSSLLIPTLYTASDENKTKLMNDLKENQPKMIMVNQQVALWSDVETLLSEKYELVKTDTNEFKLYKLK, encoded by the coding sequence ATGAATGTATATGGAAAAAAAGATGAGAGCTATGAAGAATCTCGTTACCCAGATTGGACATTACCAGAAAAAAAGGAAACTCTGCTTCCGCTTTTTAGTATTTTGATTGGAAGCTTGATTGCAACAGTGATTTCTGTTGTCCTACCTTTTATTTTTGATTTAATGAGCCCTCAACAGACTCAGGACCTTTATATTGGATGGGCCTTGCATCAAACTGGTCAGATTTATACAGACTACTTTGGGACTAGTGGCTTGCTTTATTATTTAGTAGCTTATCTTTTGAAGGGGAGTGTTTTAATTTCTCTTGTGGAATGGTTGGCTCTGTTTGGGGCAGGTATTTTCCTTTTTAAAGCAGCAGATACTCTTACCGACCAGAGTGAGCAGGCTAGGCAAGTTGTGTTTGTATTTTATCTCCTCGTTGCAGGACTTGGTTTTGGCGGAGGTTATGCCCTTTTCCTAGTATTACCATTTTTATTTTACTCTTTGCACATTGTGACGCAGTATTTGTCTTATCCGGATAGTGATAAAGGATTTTTGCGACTTGGAATGAGTTTTGCTCTAGCATTCTTCCTTGCTCCATTGCCTACAGCTTTATTTGTAGCTACGATTGCCTTGGCATTGCTCGGTTTTAATGTCGCGGAGCATCGATTTGTTCATGGATTGTATCAATTTTTTGCAGCTGCTCTTGGATTTTCTATTGTCTTTTATCCTTTAGGTTATTTTACGGTCTTGCAAGGAAGTTTTGGTGATGCGATTAGTCAAACTTTTTACCCCTTAAATGCAGTGAGTCTGTTTGCAAATAATCTTTTGGTTGAAAATGCAATTTTCTACGGATTGCTTGCTATTGGGGTTGGTTCTCTCACTCTTCTCTTTAAGGGCTTATTCCAATTAAAACCAGCCAAGCAATATTCATTATCACTTTTTGCTAGTTTAGGATTGCTGTTTGTGTTGTCTATGTTGATTTTATCTAAAGAGTCAGCGTATGGTTCACGTTTAGTCCTGCTGATTCCATTCCTGACATTACTCCTTATAACAGAAATTAAGGGTAAGGATAGAGTGAATCGTCGCCGGAGAAATGATGGCGATGGTTCTTTCCTAAAAAGCAATTTATATTTACCGCTTGTTGCAATAGCTTATTTATTGCTTCTACCAGTTTTGAGTCGTTATGTTTTTCATCCATCAGCATATCAAGAAAGAGCCCGTCTTGCGAGTGTCGTCAAAAAGGAAACGAGTGTTGAAGATCGTGTATATGCGTGGGATAACCGTCCCGAGTTTTATCTAGAAAGTGAACGTCTAGCACCAAGTTCTTTATTGATCCCAACTCTCTATACTGCAAGCGATGAGAATAAAACCAAGCTTATGAATGACCTGAAGGAGAATCAACCGAAGATGATTATGGTTAATCAACAGGTGGCTTTGTGGTCAGATGTAGAGACTTTGCTTAGTGAAAAATATGAACTTGTTAAGACGGATACGAACGAATTCAAACTATATAAATTAAAATAA
- a CDS encoding SP_0198 family lipoprotein, with product MKLKRFTLSLASLASLSLLVACSQRAQQVQQPVAQSQTQQTQQSQPAASSSAENSNQAATSSSQNTPEAQPTNIDGTYTGQDEGDRITLVVTGTTGTWTQVETDGDQEIKQVSFDAANQRMIIGDDAKIYAINGNQMIIDDRDREASDRIVLSK from the coding sequence ATGAAATTAAAAAGATTCACACTTTCTCTTGCTTCTCTAGCAAGTCTTAGTCTCTTAGTAGCTTGTTCACAAAGAGCTCAACAAGTTCAACAACCAGTAGCTCAATCGCAAACACAACAAACTCAGCAATCACAACCTGCTGCTTCATCTTCGGCAGAAAATTCAAACCAGGCAGCGACAAGTTCTTCACAAAATACGCCTGAGGCTCAACCAACCAATATTGATGGAACTTATACTGGTCAGGACGAAGGAGACCGTATCACTTTAGTGGTAACTGGAACAACTGGTACATGGACACAGGTAGAAACTGACGGAGATCAAGAAATCAAGCAGGTTAGCTTCGATGCCGCTAATCAACGCATGATTATTGGGGATGATGCCAAGATTTATGCAATTAATGGCAATCAGATGATTATTGACGATAGGGATAGAGAAGCGTCTGATCGCATTGTTTTATCAAAATAG
- a CDS encoding folylpolyglutamate synthase/dihydrofolate synthase family protein, which produces MFEVEEWLHSRIGLNFRSGLGRMQQAVDLLGNPEKSYPIIHVTGTNGKGSTIAFMRELFMGHGKKVATFTSPHILSINDRICINGQPIADADFIRLANQVKEMEKTLLQTHDQLSFFELLTLIAFLYFREQAVDLLLLEVGIGGLLDTTNVVTGEIAVVTSIGLDHQETLGDSIAAIAEQKAGIFKAGKKAVIAKLPSEAMLVCQKKADSLAVDLYQAGQDFSMLNGDFSSSLANLSQLKIGLEGAYQQENAALALQTFLLFMREGKEAVDEQVVRQALEKTHWAGRLERIRPQIYLDGAHNLPALTRLVEFTKEKEQEGYRPQILFGALKRKDYQGMLAYLTEKLPQVELKVTGFDYQGSLDETDVTGYDVIPSYREFISSFEERADTQDLLFITGSLYFISEVRAYLLAHEQIN; this is translated from the coding sequence ATGTTTGAAGTAGAAGAATGGCTTCACAGTCGGATTGGTTTGAATTTTCGATCAGGTTTGGGCCGAATGCAACAAGCGGTTGATTTGTTAGGAAATCCCGAAAAGTCTTACCCTATTATCCACGTCACTGGGACTAATGGGAAAGGTTCTACCATTGCTTTTATGAGGGAGTTATTTATGGGGCATGGCAAAAAAGTTGCGACCTTTACCTCCCCTCATATCCTCTCTATCAATGACCGAATCTGCATTAATGGGCAACCAATAGCTGATGCAGACTTCATCCGTTTGGCTAATCAGGTCAAGGAGATGGAGAAAACGCTTCTGCAAACCCATGACCAGTTGTCCTTTTTTGAATTACTGACCTTGATTGCTTTTCTCTATTTTAGAGAGCAAGCGGTGGATTTGCTTTTACTAGAAGTGGGAATTGGTGGTTTACTAGACACGACCAATGTGGTAACTGGAGAGATTGCTGTCGTCACCTCCATCGGACTTGACCATCAGGAGACTCTGGGTGACAGTATAGCAGCAATTGCAGAGCAGAAAGCTGGTATTTTTAAGGCTGGTAAAAAGGCAGTGATTGCTAAGTTGCCTTCAGAAGCTATGCTTGTTTGTCAGAAAAAAGCAGACTCTTTAGCTGTTGACCTTTATCAGGCAGGTCAGGATTTTTCAATGCTGAATGGGGATTTTTCAAGCTCTTTGGCTAACCTTTCACAGTTGAAAATAGGCTTGGAAGGAGCTTATCAGCAGGAAAATGCGGCCTTGGCGCTACAAACGTTTCTTCTCTTTATGAGAGAAGGAAAGGAAGCTGTTGATGAACAGGTTGTAAGACAGGCTTTGGAGAAGACCCATTGGGCTGGGCGTTTGGAGCGTATTCGTCCTCAAATTTACTTGGACGGTGCTCATAACCTCCCTGCCTTGACTCGCTTGGTTGAATTTACTAAAGAAAAAGAGCAGGAAGGATATCGTCCTCAAATCCTATTTGGAGCCTTGAAAAGGAAGGATTATCAAGGGATGTTGGCTTATCTGACTGAAAAATTGCCTCAGGTGGAACTCAAGGTGACCGGATTTGACTATCAAGGTTCTTTGGATGAAACAGATGTAACAGGTTACGATGTAATTCCTTCTTATCGCGAATTTATCAGCAGTTTCGAAGAAAGAGCAGACACTCAAGACTTGTTATTCATTACAGGGTCTCTCTATTTTATCTCAGAAGTACGGGCCTACTTGCTGGCCCATGAGCAGATAAATTGA
- a CDS encoding M24 family metallopeptidase encodes MNKRVQAFLAKMQEKELDGIIINNLKNVYYLTGFWGSNGTVFISRDRQVLVTDSRYIIAAKQETSGFEIVADRDELAVIAGIVKDMGLSRIGFEDEISVSYYYRMQAIFEGIDLLPQTQFVESLRMIKDEVEIAAIRKACSISDQAFRDALDFIKPGKTEIEIANFLDFRMRELGASGLSFDTILASGINSSKPHAHPMHKPVELGEAITMDFGCLYDHYVSDMTRTIYLGHVSDEQAEIYNTVLKANQALIDQAKAGLGFRDFDKIPRDIIIEAGYGDYFTHGIGHGIGLDIHEEPYFSQTSTETIKAGMALTDEPGIYIEGKYGVRIEDDILITETGCELLTLAPKELIVI; translated from the coding sequence ATGAATAAACGTGTACAAGCATTTCTAGCTAAAATGCAAGAAAAAGAACTAGATGGTATCATCATCAATAACCTTAAAAACGTCTATTACCTGACTGGTTTTTGGGGCTCAAACGGAACAGTCTTTATCAGCCGTGATCGTCAGGTCTTGGTGACGGATTCTCGCTATATTATCGCAGCTAAGCAAGAAACCAGTGGCTTTGAGATTGTGGCTGACCGTGATGAATTGGCTGTCATTGCAGGAATTGTTAAGGACATGGGCTTGTCTCGAATCGGTTTTGAGGATGAGATTTCGGTTTCTTATTATTACCGTATGCAGGCAATCTTTGAAGGAATTGACTTGCTTCCACAGACTCAGTTTGTTGAAAGTCTTCGAATGATTAAGGATGAAGTGGAGATTGCAGCTATTCGCAAGGCTTGTTCTATCTCAGACCAAGCTTTCCGCGACGCGCTTGACTTTATTAAGCCAGGAAAGACTGAGATTGAGATTGCCAACTTCCTTGACTTCCGCATGCGTGAGTTGGGAGCATCTGGCTTATCTTTTGACACCATTCTAGCTAGCGGTATCAACTCTTCTAAACCCCATGCCCATCCTATGCACAAACCAGTTGAACTAGGAGAAGCCATTACTATGGACTTCGGTTGCCTTTATGACCACTATGTCAGTGATATGACACGGACTATCTATCTGGGGCATGTCAGCGACGAGCAGGCAGAGATTTACAATACGGTTCTCAAAGCGAACCAAGCCTTGATTGATCAAGCCAAGGCAGGCTTAGGCTTCCGTGACTTTGACAAAATCCCTCGTGATATTATCATTGAGGCAGGTTATGGCGACTACTTTACCCACGGTATCGGACACGGTATTGGGCTGGATATTCATGAGGAACCATACTTTAGCCAAACATCTACAGAAACTATTAAGGCGGGTATGGCCTTGACCGATGAACCAGGTATCTATATCGAAGGCAAATATGGCGTTCGTATCGAGGATGATATCTTGATTACAGAGACAGGTTGTGAATTATTGACCCTAGCTCCAAAAGAGTTGATAGTCATTTAG